One Synechococcus sp. PROS-9-1 DNA window includes the following coding sequences:
- the gltB gene encoding glutamate synthase large subunit, which produces MTQLTGSDWPYCDSSAPAAVAGEKDACGVGFLAQLQGERSHWVLQQALRGLGCMEHRGGCGGDGDSGDGAGVLCEIPWEYLRAIWPEAANANGLGMMFLPKDPSRRAEAQRFCDQEAQALGLTSVGWREVPIDSAVLGPLARETAPAIQQWLVHSAVDADALESLLLRLRRRVGARVRQEFGAEGARDFYVASLSGRTVVYKGMVRSEVLAKYYADLRDPRFAVSFAVYHRRFSTNTLPRWPLAQPMRLLGHNGEINTLLGNLNWAKASEAGLEDVWGDAAADLIPVVNPDFSDSANLDATLELMVRSGRSITDSLITLVPEAFRNQPDLESRPEITAMYEFNAGIQEPWDGPALLVFADGKRVGATLDRNGLRPARWCTTADGFVIMGSETGVVDLSGKTVVEKGRLGPGQMVAVDLERGELLTNWAVKEDAAQRFPYGDWLKQHRRSVSAQPWTQDCHISELDLLRLQTAMGFTAEDLDLVIEDMAGLGKEPTYCMGDDISLAVLSDKPHLLYDYFKQRFAQVTNPPIDPLREKLVMSLEMHLGQRRPAVKPQAEAAALIHLETPVLNEAELTALSHQGLAVRSLSTQVAVEACAGGLQLAVDALCLKAEQEVRDGAQILVLSDRVNAAEQSAELMATTVAMPALLAVGAVHHHLLRQKLRLHCSLVSDTAQCWSTHHMACLIGYGASAVCPWLTWETTRHWLAHPKTQKRIEQGKLQPLDLDSAQANVRLSLENGLRKILSKIGISLLASYHGAQIFEAIGLGADVIQKAFAGTTSRVAGMTLPELANETLSMHAKAFPELNRSKLEFMGFVQYRTGGEYHLNSPEMSKALHSAVKAGPGYDHFSTYKTLLENRPVTALRDLLEFKLAATPLPLDQVESAESLCTRFCTGGMSLGALSREAHEVLAVAMNRIGGKSNSGEGGEDPIRFQVLRDVDGDGRSSSFPSIGGLRNGDTACSAIKQIASGRFGVTAEYLRSGKQLEIKVAQGAKPGEGGQLPGPKVDEYIAGLRNSKAGVALISPPPHHDIYSIEDLAQLIHDLHQVHPKAPVSVKLVAEIGIGTIAAGVAKANADVIQISGHDGGTGASPLSSIKHAGSPWELGLTEVHRSLLENGLRDRVLLRADGGLKTGWDVVVAALLGAEEYGFGSVAMIAEGCIMARVCHTNNCPVGVATQKEALRKRFTGVPEHVVNFFWYVAEEVRQLMSVLGVARLEDLIGRSELLQPRSVELAKTKCVDLSSLLAPVGDANERSWLNHSPEAHENGPILEDHLLADGEFMDAVENHGSLSREIEIINTDRSVGARFAGEIAQRHGNRGFKGQLNLNFHGAAGQSFAAFLVQGMTMRLVGEANDYVGKGMNSGRITLVPGDGVANPGDQVILGNTCLYGATGGELFAHGRAGERFGVRNSGARAVVEGAGDHCCEYMTGGVIVVLGGTGRNVGAGMTGGVAFLLDEAGGVQARVNPEIVEVVKITTPQQESLLKSLLEAHLNTTSSEKAKALLSDWTNAKSSFKLLVPPSERAAMGLVERSAVTA; this is translated from the coding sequence ATGACCCAACTCACCGGTTCCGATTGGCCCTATTGCGACAGCAGTGCACCTGCTGCGGTTGCAGGGGAGAAGGATGCCTGTGGTGTGGGTTTTCTGGCACAGCTGCAAGGTGAGCGCAGTCATTGGGTGCTTCAGCAGGCCCTTCGTGGTTTGGGTTGCATGGAGCACAGGGGTGGGTGTGGTGGCGATGGTGATTCCGGAGATGGAGCAGGAGTCCTGTGCGAAATCCCTTGGGAGTACCTGAGAGCGATTTGGCCAGAAGCCGCGAATGCCAACGGTCTCGGCATGATGTTTCTGCCAAAAGATCCCAGCCGCCGTGCCGAAGCTCAGCGATTCTGTGATCAAGAGGCGCAGGCCCTTGGCCTGACCTCGGTTGGATGGCGTGAGGTTCCGATCGATTCAGCGGTGCTTGGTCCGCTTGCGCGTGAGACCGCACCCGCGATTCAACAGTGGTTAGTTCACAGCGCTGTTGATGCAGATGCCCTCGAATCCTTGCTGTTGCGCCTGCGTCGTCGAGTAGGGGCGAGGGTTCGCCAGGAATTTGGTGCCGAGGGTGCTCGCGACTTTTATGTCGCGTCCCTGAGTGGTCGAACCGTTGTTTACAAGGGGATGGTCCGCTCCGAGGTTCTCGCCAAGTACTACGCCGACTTGCGTGACCCTCGCTTTGCTGTGAGTTTTGCTGTCTACCACCGCCGTTTCAGCACCAATACGCTTCCCCGCTGGCCGTTGGCTCAGCCGATGCGCCTCTTGGGTCACAACGGTGAAATCAATACGTTGTTAGGCAATCTCAACTGGGCTAAGGCATCAGAAGCTGGCCTGGAAGACGTATGGGGTGATGCTGCTGCCGATTTGATCCCGGTTGTGAATCCCGATTTCAGTGACTCAGCCAATCTCGATGCCACGCTTGAGCTGATGGTGCGCAGTGGACGTTCAATCACCGACAGCTTGATCACGTTGGTGCCGGAAGCATTCCGTAATCAGCCCGATTTGGAGAGCCGTCCTGAGATCACGGCCATGTACGAATTCAATGCCGGGATTCAAGAGCCATGGGATGGCCCAGCGTTGTTGGTGTTTGCCGATGGAAAGCGCGTGGGCGCCACGTTGGATCGCAATGGGCTCAGGCCTGCGCGTTGGTGCACAACGGCTGATGGGTTCGTGATCATGGGATCCGAGACCGGAGTAGTGGATCTCAGCGGAAAAACTGTTGTTGAAAAAGGGCGCTTAGGTCCAGGTCAGATGGTGGCCGTTGATCTTGAGCGCGGAGAACTGTTGACCAACTGGGCAGTGAAGGAAGATGCGGCTCAACGTTTTCCCTACGGCGATTGGTTGAAGCAGCATCGTCGCTCGGTTTCGGCTCAGCCTTGGACGCAGGATTGCCACATCAGTGAGCTTGATTTGCTGCGCTTGCAGACAGCGATGGGCTTCACCGCAGAAGATCTTGATCTTGTGATTGAGGACATGGCTGGTCTTGGCAAGGAGCCCACTTATTGCATGGGAGATGACATCTCCTTAGCGGTGCTCTCCGACAAGCCCCATCTTCTCTACGACTACTTCAAGCAGCGCTTCGCTCAAGTCACCAATCCACCGATTGATCCGCTGCGAGAAAAATTGGTGATGAGTTTGGAGATGCACTTGGGGCAGAGGCGGCCTGCTGTGAAGCCTCAGGCAGAGGCAGCGGCATTGATTCACCTCGAAACTCCAGTGCTCAATGAGGCGGAGCTGACCGCCCTGTCTCACCAAGGGCTAGCGGTGCGATCCCTCTCCACCCAGGTTGCCGTGGAAGCCTGTGCCGGTGGGTTGCAGTTAGCCGTTGACGCGCTCTGTTTAAAAGCAGAACAGGAGGTGCGCGACGGCGCTCAGATTCTGGTGTTGTCTGACCGCGTCAATGCGGCTGAACAGTCAGCAGAACTCATGGCTACCACTGTGGCGATGCCGGCTTTGCTTGCTGTCGGAGCGGTTCATCACCATTTATTGCGTCAGAAATTAAGACTCCACTGCTCCTTGGTGTCGGACACCGCTCAGTGTTGGAGCACCCATCACATGGCGTGCTTGATCGGTTACGGCGCTAGCGCTGTTTGCCCATGGCTCACCTGGGAGACCACACGCCATTGGCTCGCTCATCCCAAGACGCAGAAGCGGATCGAACAAGGCAAGTTGCAACCTTTGGATCTCGATAGTGCCCAGGCGAATGTGCGCTTGTCACTGGAGAACGGTCTCCGAAAGATTCTCTCCAAAATCGGTATTTCGCTCTTGGCGAGCTATCACGGTGCTCAAATATTTGAGGCCATCGGTCTCGGGGCCGATGTGATTCAAAAGGCTTTCGCGGGGACGACCAGTCGAGTCGCTGGGATGACGCTTCCAGAGCTGGCGAATGAAACGCTCTCGATGCACGCCAAGGCTTTCCCTGAGCTGAATCGCAGCAAGCTTGAGTTCATGGGTTTTGTGCAATACCGCACGGGTGGTGAGTACCACCTCAATAGCCCTGAGATGTCGAAGGCTCTTCACAGTGCAGTGAAGGCTGGTCCTGGATACGACCACTTCTCCACCTACAAAACCCTGTTGGAAAACAGGCCGGTCACAGCGCTTCGCGATTTGCTCGAGTTCAAGCTGGCTGCAACGCCTTTGCCACTGGATCAGGTGGAGAGTGCAGAAAGCCTGTGTACTCGCTTCTGTACAGGTGGCATGAGTCTGGGAGCTCTCTCAAGAGAAGCCCATGAGGTGTTGGCTGTGGCCATGAACCGTATCGGCGGTAAGAGCAATAGCGGTGAGGGTGGTGAGGACCCGATTCGTTTTCAGGTTCTCCGTGATGTGGATGGAGACGGCCGCTCGTCGTCTTTCCCCAGCATCGGTGGTCTCAGAAATGGTGATACCGCCTGCTCAGCGATTAAGCAGATTGCTTCGGGCCGGTTCGGGGTGACAGCGGAATATTTGCGCAGCGGCAAGCAGCTTGAGATCAAGGTGGCTCAGGGAGCTAAGCCTGGTGAAGGCGGCCAACTGCCTGGACCAAAGGTGGACGAGTACATCGCTGGGCTGCGCAACAGCAAGGCTGGTGTGGCGCTGATTTCACCCCCGCCCCACCACGACATCTATTCCATTGAGGATCTTGCTCAACTCATCCATGATTTGCACCAGGTGCATCCCAAAGCGCCTGTCAGTGTGAAGTTGGTGGCTGAGATTGGGATCGGGACGATCGCGGCTGGTGTGGCGAAGGCCAATGCCGATGTGATCCAGATTTCTGGTCACGATGGCGGCACGGGGGCATCGCCGCTGAGTTCGATCAAGCACGCTGGCAGTCCCTGGGAGCTGGGCCTGACCGAAGTGCATCGGTCTTTGTTGGAGAACGGATTGCGTGATCGTGTCTTGCTCCGCGCCGATGGTGGTCTCAAGACCGGCTGGGATGTGGTCGTCGCTGCCCTGCTCGGCGCCGAGGAATATGGCTTTGGGTCTGTGGCGATGATTGCTGAGGGCTGCATCATGGCCCGTGTTTGTCACACCAATAACTGCCCCGTAGGCGTGGCCACTCAGAAAGAAGCATTACGTAAACGCTTCACCGGTGTGCCCGAACACGTGGTGAATTTCTTCTGGTACGTGGCGGAAGAGGTGCGTCAATTGATGAGTGTCTTGGGAGTCGCTCGTCTTGAAGATCTGATTGGACGTAGCGAGCTGCTGCAGCCTCGTTCCGTCGAGCTCGCTAAAACCAAATGTGTTGATCTCTCCAGCCTGTTGGCTCCAGTGGGAGACGCCAACGAGCGCTCCTGGCTCAATCACAGCCCTGAAGCCCATGAAAACGGTCCGATCCTTGAAGATCATCTTCTGGCTGATGGCGAGTTCATGGATGCTGTCGAGAACCATGGCTCTCTCAGCCGCGAGATCGAGATCATTAACACCGATCGCAGTGTTGGTGCTCGATTCGCCGGAGAAATTGCTCAGCGTCATGGGAATCGTGGCTTTAAAGGCCAGCTGAATCTGAACTTCCACGGAGCGGCCGGCCAAAGCTTTGCTGCATTCCTTGTTCAAGGCATGACCATGCGCTTGGTGGGTGAGGCCAACGACTACGTCGGGAAAGGGATGAACAGTGGTCGAATCACTCTTGTGCCTGGTGACGGTGTCGCCAATCCTGGCGATCAGGTGATTCTTGGCAACACCTGTCTTTATGGCGCCACTGGAGGTGAGCTTTTTGCCCATGGTCGGGCTGGAGAACGCTTTGGCGTTCGCAACAGCGGAGCCCGGGCCGTGGTGGAGGGAGCCGGAGACCACTGTTGCGAGTACATGACCGGAGGCGTGATTGTGGTGCTGGGAGGCACCGGTCGCAATGTGGGTGCCGGTATGACCGGCGGTGTGGCGTTCCTGTTGGATGAAGCGGGCGGAGTACAGGCCCGCGTGAATCCTGAAATCGTGGAGGTGGTCAAGATCACCACCCCACAACAGGAGTCTTTGCTGAAATCACTGCTTGAGGCTCATCTCAACACCACCTCCAGTGAGAAGGCCAAGGCTTTGCTTTCGGATTGGACCAACGCCAAGTCGTCGTTCAAGTTGTTGGTGCCCCCATCTGAGCGAGCGGCGATGGGTCTTGTTGAGCGCTCTGCCGTGACGGCTTGA
- a CDS encoding YciI family protein, protein MPWFIKQETFTAAMTSLSAEDRRLHCHAHRCWVEAQRNAGIAMASGFLVDDQHKPGGGGLLVFEAQSYESAVAFIRADPMIARNLVDWTLHEWKPVLGSLRA, encoded by the coding sequence ATGCCCTGGTTTATCAAACAAGAAACCTTCACGGCAGCGATGACATCGTTATCCGCGGAGGATCGTCGTCTGCATTGCCATGCCCATCGCTGTTGGGTTGAAGCTCAGCGGAACGCAGGGATCGCCATGGCCAGTGGCTTTCTTGTTGATGATCAGCACAAGCCTGGTGGGGGAGGCCTGTTGGTTTTTGAGGCCCAAAGCTATGAGTCAGCAGTCGCGTTCATCCGTGCTGATCCAATGATTGCGAGGAATCTGGTGGACTGGACGCTGCATGAATGGAAGCCTGTGCTGGGAAGCCTTCGGGCTTAG
- the lipA gene encoding lipoyl synthase, whose protein sequence is MQKPDWLRVKAPQRERIGEVADLLLDLKLNTVCQEASCPNIGECFAGGTATFLIMGPGCTRACPYCDIDFDKSVRELDPTEPQRLGEAVSRLGLKHVVITSVNRDDLEDGGASQFVACIEQVKQHSPLTTIELLIPDFCGNWHALAAVMEASPHVLNHNIETVPRLYRQARPQGVYERSLELLKRVRDGWPRSYSKSGLMVGLGESDTEVIEVLRDLREHRVDIVTIGQYLSPGPKHLSVDRFVTPEQFESYRLKGEQELGFLQVVSTPLTRSSYHAGEVQKLMTIHPR, encoded by the coding sequence ATTCAGAAACCTGACTGGTTGCGCGTCAAAGCCCCCCAGCGCGAGCGCATTGGCGAGGTGGCCGACCTGCTGCTGGACCTCAAGCTGAACACCGTTTGCCAGGAGGCAAGCTGCCCGAATATCGGCGAATGCTTTGCCGGAGGGACCGCGACGTTCCTGATCATGGGGCCAGGCTGCACCCGCGCCTGCCCCTACTGCGATATCGACTTCGACAAGAGCGTCCGAGAGCTTGACCCAACCGAACCCCAACGGCTCGGGGAGGCGGTCTCCAGGCTTGGGCTCAAACACGTGGTGATCACATCCGTGAACCGCGACGACCTTGAGGACGGAGGCGCCTCTCAGTTTGTGGCTTGCATCGAGCAGGTGAAGCAACATTCACCGCTCACCACGATTGAGCTGCTCATTCCCGATTTCTGTGGCAACTGGCACGCACTCGCAGCGGTGATGGAGGCATCACCTCATGTGCTGAACCACAACATTGAAACGGTGCCGCGGCTGTATCGCCAAGCGCGTCCGCAAGGGGTCTACGAGCGCTCCCTTGAACTCCTCAAACGGGTTCGCGATGGCTGGCCACGGTCGTACAGCAAATCAGGATTGATGGTGGGCCTCGGCGAAAGCGACACGGAGGTCATCGAGGTGCTGCGCGACCTACGTGAACACCGAGTTGACATCGTCACCATCGGCCAATATTTGTCGCCAGGCCCAAAACATCTGAGCGTGGACCGCTTCGTCACTCCGGAGCAGTTCGAGAGCTACCGCCTCAAGGGCGAACAAGAACTTGGCTTCCTACAGGTTGTCAGCACTCCGCTCACCCGCAGCAGTTACCACGCAGGGGAAGTGCAGAAGCTGATGACCATTCACCCTCGCTGA